The Shewanella sp. MTB7 genome includes a window with the following:
- a CDS encoding anti-phage deoxyguanosine triphosphatase yields the protein MTGSLWHERRLSEDKKRRNDHRSPYQRDRARILHSAAFRRLQAKTQVLGVGMNDFYRTRLTHSLEVSQIGTGIRAQLKIKQPDHLYLFDSMSLIESLCLAHDIGHPPFGHGGEIALNYMMRDHGGFEGNGQTFRILTGLEPYTEFYGMNLCRRTLLGVLKYPALYSSLHHNGKQVVINNIRQLKPADWPPVKGIFDDDKAILDWVLEPLSNADRTRFLESHEPETGKHKRTRFKSLDCSIMELADDIAYAVHDLEDAIVMGIVAASQWQSDVASILINNQDSWIREEFSTIGNKLFSHQHHLRKDAIGTLVNGFVTAITLKEDEHFTEPLLRFNAALDEQFACALEVLKQFVYKFVIQKPEIQMLEYKGQQTVMELFEAFESDPQRLLPIHTQDRWRGSQKLGLNCHRVISDYISGMTDEYAARLHQQLFSPKSSSMIELNHDL from the coding sequence ATGACTGGATCCCTATGGCATGAAAGGCGTCTCAGTGAAGATAAAAAGAGGCGCAATGATCATCGCAGTCCCTATCAAAGGGATCGTGCCAGAATATTACACTCAGCAGCATTCAGAAGATTGCAGGCAAAGACACAAGTGTTAGGTGTTGGCATGAATGACTTCTATCGCACTCGGTTAACTCACTCCCTCGAAGTCTCACAGATTGGTACTGGGATTCGTGCTCAGTTAAAAATAAAACAGCCAGATCATCTCTACCTATTTGATTCCATGAGTTTGATAGAATCTCTCTGTCTTGCCCACGATATTGGCCACCCTCCTTTTGGCCATGGAGGTGAGATAGCACTGAACTATATGATGCGGGATCATGGCGGTTTCGAAGGCAATGGCCAGACTTTTAGAATTTTAACGGGACTAGAACCCTATACTGAGTTCTATGGCATGAACTTGTGCCGTCGCACTTTATTAGGCGTACTTAAATATCCCGCTCTTTATTCCTCATTACATCATAATGGTAAACAGGTTGTGATAAACAATATTCGTCAACTAAAACCTGCTGACTGGCCACCTGTTAAAGGGATTTTTGATGACGATAAAGCTATTTTAGATTGGGTACTTGAACCTTTATCAAATGCCGACAGAACACGGTTTTTAGAAAGTCATGAACCCGAAACTGGCAAACATAAACGTACCCGATTTAAATCCTTAGACTGTTCTATTATGGAACTCGCCGACGATATAGCTTATGCGGTTCACGACCTCGAAGACGCCATCGTTATGGGTATTGTGGCAGCCAGCCAATGGCAATCTGACGTCGCCAGTATCTTAATAAATAATCAGGATAGTTGGATACGAGAAGAATTCTCTACCATAGGCAATAAATTGTTCTCTCACCAACACCACCTCAGAAAAGATGCCATAGGCACTTTAGTCAATGGCTTTGTTACCGCCATTACACTTAAAGAGGATGAGCATTTTACAGAACCTTTACTTCGTTTTAATGCCGCACTAGATGAGCAGTTTGCTTGCGCCTTAGAAGTATTAAAACAATTTGTTTACAAATTTGTGATTCAAAAACCAGAGATCCAGATGCTCGAATACAAGGGCCAGCAAACCGTCATGGAGCTGTTTGAAGCGTTCGAATCAGATCCACAACGATTACTGCCAATACACACTCAAGACCGTTGGCGTGGAAGTCAAAAATTAGGGCTTAACTGTCATAGGGTTATTTCCGATTATATCTCTGGCATGACAGATGAATATGCAGCGAGATTACATCAGCAGCTATTCAGCCCCAAATCTAGTTCCATGATTGAGCTAAATCACGACCTATAA
- a CDS encoding TonB-dependent receptor domain-containing protein yields MNKKLITIAIQTAIMGSALSLVPQAYAADEKEIKKPALEAAATDETKELGIQEKITVTGSRLRRDSFSITTPLAVLGRDSIEDSGLSSLAEILIEELPQISEGSSNSNSQSSVQNTGLSTIDLRELGTNRTLTLIDGRRVVSNSYSGNYVSLSTIPSGMVDRVEVITGGASAAYGSDAIAGVVNIITQQDKEGFSFKARGGESTDGGAKEFTLDLDYGADFADDRGYLFFSSTYDKQYGLSYWDRDRAQQQESWKYNTTKMCNAMTTVESTSSKGVCMKGITQADWRNLSDSIAGGVFDEDTSYKPDDGESGGFWYDSNGLRNDWYEEKYGRDFNQFVMLKVPDEAISAAIKVDFELTDDIQSYFQVQYSQNRSINQKSPESEDEFDGIVVVDPITGESSQIGVGRIPKNNPYMPQEIYDQASSKGVKWDRGFDEVGNIINDNTRKTIRSWAGLQGTMFDGNWDWDVSVGYGKFTQEQTRYNELYVANVTQALNAETLDDGTIQCADADARAAGCVPINLFGEGSITPEAADYIRATPTISTEVQQTTVLGFIAGDLFEMPAGPVATAFGFEYRKDQQSVETNVPLGGVSFNYVPTFSGDVSVYEVFGEAAFPLLKDVTGAKSLTAEISARLADYSWSGTGLIQSYKTGIVWEPVEGYAIRGNWARAQRAPSITELLSPPRGDYDSFDDICEGTTLTSTDDGHDKCRLETSIATIIADGSEFEDDNSGYSPNVGNPDLIEETANTYTLGITLAPQFAEGLRIAIDYYDISIKDAISSFSNEDIIEYCYDSSLEFGDDNTFCNDIQRDADGQINTIYQRVYNVDEIKTNGFDFAAEYRYELNEYGSLKFKADWTHVFNYEKTVQSPDGPSTKNYEGDLSQDIFEDKATASLSWYYDDAWRVRWSTRFKSAVVASRTVYDDWAKAMEKNDKYCAEKNDKCVLEPETLDDSFYNLPSYITHNLSVSYTLDLSNDGELRLFGGVNNIFDDKGPFMAIGGRGNFDSNYGGGKGRFAYAGAEFKF; encoded by the coding sequence ATGAACAAAAAACTGATCACCATAGCAATACAAACAGCTATTATGGGGAGTGCATTAAGCTTAGTTCCACAGGCCTACGCTGCTGATGAAAAAGAGATTAAAAAGCCCGCACTGGAAGCTGCAGCAACAGATGAAACGAAAGAGCTAGGCATTCAAGAGAAAATCACCGTTACTGGTTCACGGCTTCGTCGTGACAGCTTTAGCATCACCACACCACTCGCAGTGTTAGGTCGAGACTCTATTGAAGATTCAGGACTCAGCTCACTAGCCGAAATCCTAATAGAAGAACTGCCACAAATTTCTGAAGGTAGCAGTAATAGCAACTCACAATCCAGTGTCCAAAATACCGGTTTATCGACGATAGACCTCCGTGAATTAGGTACTAACCGAACTTTAACCTTAATTGATGGCCGTCGAGTCGTCTCTAACAGCTATTCAGGTAACTATGTCAGCCTTTCAACCATTCCTTCAGGTATGGTTGATCGAGTTGAAGTTATCACTGGTGGTGCATCTGCCGCTTATGGTTCAGATGCCATTGCTGGTGTAGTGAACATCATCACTCAACAGGATAAAGAGGGCTTTTCTTTTAAGGCTCGTGGCGGTGAAAGCACCGATGGTGGGGCTAAAGAGTTCACTTTAGATTTAGATTACGGTGCAGACTTTGCTGATGACCGTGGCTACCTGTTCTTCAGCTCTACTTATGATAAGCAATATGGTCTTTCCTACTGGGATCGTGATCGTGCACAGCAACAAGAATCCTGGAAATACAACACAACTAAAATGTGTAATGCTATGACCACAGTGGAAAGTACCTCAAGTAAAGGCGTTTGTATGAAGGGGATAACGCAAGCTGACTGGCGTAATCTAAGCGACTCCATTGCTGGCGGCGTCTTCGATGAAGACACCAGCTACAAACCAGACGACGGAGAAAGTGGCGGTTTTTGGTATGACTCAAATGGTCTCCGCAATGATTGGTATGAAGAGAAGTATGGCCGCGATTTTAATCAATTTGTAATGTTAAAAGTCCCCGATGAGGCCATATCTGCTGCAATCAAAGTCGATTTTGAGTTAACCGATGATATCCAGAGCTATTTCCAAGTTCAGTATAGCCAAAACCGTTCAATAAATCAGAAATCCCCAGAGAGCGAAGATGAATTTGATGGGATTGTTGTTGTAGATCCTATTACAGGTGAAAGCAGTCAAATTGGTGTTGGGCGTATACCTAAAAATAATCCCTATATGCCGCAAGAGATCTATGATCAAGCCAGCAGCAAAGGGGTAAAATGGGATAGAGGTTTCGATGAAGTTGGCAATATCATTAATGATAACACCCGTAAAACCATACGTTCATGGGCAGGACTACAAGGCACCATGTTTGATGGCAATTGGGATTGGGATGTCTCAGTTGGTTACGGCAAGTTCACCCAAGAACAGACCCGTTACAATGAACTCTATGTAGCAAATGTCACCCAAGCTCTAAACGCAGAAACGCTAGATGATGGCACCATTCAGTGCGCCGATGCCGATGCACGTGCTGCTGGCTGTGTGCCCATTAACCTGTTTGGTGAAGGATCTATTACACCAGAAGCTGCCGATTATATCCGTGCCACCCCAACCATATCGACAGAGGTACAGCAGACCACAGTACTTGGTTTTATTGCAGGCGATCTATTTGAGATGCCAGCAGGCCCAGTTGCAACAGCCTTTGGTTTTGAATACCGTAAAGATCAGCAAAGTGTTGAAACCAATGTGCCATTAGGAGGCGTTTCATTCAACTATGTACCGACTTTCTCTGGCGATGTTAGCGTTTATGAAGTTTTTGGTGAAGCCGCCTTCCCACTACTTAAAGATGTCACCGGTGCTAAGAGTCTGACAGCTGAAATCTCTGCACGACTGGCCGATTACAGCTGGTCTGGTACAGGGCTCATTCAGAGTTATAAAACCGGCATCGTCTGGGAGCCGGTAGAAGGTTATGCAATACGTGGTAATTGGGCAAGAGCTCAACGTGCACCAAGCATTACCGAACTACTTTCACCACCACGCGGTGACTACGATAGTTTTGATGATATCTGTGAAGGAACCACTCTCACCTCCACGGATGATGGCCATGATAAATGCCGTTTAGAAACAAGTATTGCAACCATTATCGCCGATGGTAGTGAGTTTGAAGATGACAACAGCGGTTATTCACCTAACGTTGGTAACCCAGATTTAATAGAGGAAACTGCCAATACCTACACATTAGGTATTACCTTAGCGCCTCAATTTGCTGAAGGCTTGCGGATTGCTATCGATTATTACGATATCTCAATCAAAGATGCTATCTCCTCTTTCTCCAACGAAGATATAATCGAATATTGTTATGACTCATCTCTGGAGTTTGGTGATGATAATACTTTCTGTAACGATATCCAACGTGATGCAGATGGACAAATAAATACCATTTATCAGCGTGTGTATAATGTCGATGAGATCAAAACCAATGGTTTTGATTTTGCAGCAGAATACAGATATGAACTGAATGAATACGGTTCGCTAAAGTTCAAAGCAGACTGGACCCATGTATTCAACTATGAAAAAACGGTTCAGAGCCCTGATGGGCCTTCAACAAAAAACTACGAAGGTGATCTTTCACAAGATATCTTTGAAGATAAGGCAACAGCTTCACTTTCGTGGTATTACGATGATGCTTGGCGCGTTCGTTGGAGCACTCGTTTTAAGAGTGCCGTTGTCGCTAGCCGTACAGTATATGATGATTGGGCTAAAGCAATGGAGAAAAATGATAAGTATTGTGCAGAAAAAAATGATAAGTGTGTACTTGAGCCTGAGACGTTAGATGATTCATTCTACAACCTGCCCTCTTACATCACTCACAATCTATCGGTCTCCTATACGTTAGATCTATCTAATGATGGTGAACTTCGCTTATTTGGCGGTGTGAACAATATCTTCGACGATAAAGGTCCATTTATGGCCATAGGTGGAAGAGGTAACTTCGACAGTAACTATGGTGGCGGTAAAGGACGTTTCGCCTACGCCGGAGCAGAGTTCAAGTTCTAA
- the yfbR gene encoding 5'-deoxynucleotidase: MSHLFAHLARMKLIQRWPLMYNVRSENVQEHSLQVAMVAHALAIISNQKFGTVLSPDRAATVAIFHDASEILTGDLPTPVKYFNKEIEAEYKKIEAIAEHRLLEMVPDEFQQEYQPLLTSEHADTDYKKLVKSADTICAFLKCLEEIRAGNNEFNTARKRLVESLNKNPDPAVKYFIDCYVPSFKLSLDDINKLL, encoded by the coding sequence ATGAGTCACCTTTTCGCCCATCTAGCTCGCATGAAATTAATTCAACGTTGGCCACTTATGTACAATGTTCGAAGCGAAAATGTTCAAGAGCATTCACTACAAGTCGCGATGGTTGCCCATGCACTAGCCATTATTAGCAATCAAAAATTTGGAACAGTGTTAAGTCCTGATAGAGCTGCAACGGTGGCGATCTTTCATGACGCCAGTGAGATTTTAACTGGTGACCTTCCCACACCAGTAAAATACTTCAATAAGGAGATTGAAGCTGAGTATAAGAAAATTGAAGCCATTGCTGAACATAGATTACTTGAGATGGTTCCTGATGAGTTTCAACAAGAATACCAACCTTTACTCACCAGTGAACACGCTGATACCGATTATAAAAAATTGGTTAAATCAGCAGATACTATCTGTGCATTTCTCAAATGTCTTGAAGAAATACGCGCCGGTAATAATGAGTTTAATACGGCCAGAAAGCGTTTAGTAGAGTCTCTAAATAAAAACCCGGATCCGGCGGTAAAGTATTTTATTGACTGCTATGTACCTAGTTTCAAACTAAGTTTGGATGATATCAACAAGTTACTCTAA
- the pip gene encoding prolyl aminopeptidase — protein sequence MNTLYPDIEPYTHYYLSMSAKKGTVVHQLYVEECGNPQGLPVIFLHGGPGSGCRASHRCFFNPKLYRIILFDQRGCGRSRPYWDLESNTTAYLVDDIEQIRVTLAIDSWVVFGGSWGSTLGLVYAQHYPERVMMMILRGIFLARQHDIDWVYSSSGAARIFPEAWELLMSVLTPLEQRTPLKSLYHHLVGDNEFRRAQVQQAFNQWEQQIVTLRELNYQISELVDVEPCNDAAAMLQLHYCLNLCFIAHQPILANIDSIREIPTHIVHGRYDMVCPVEQAWELAEVWPEASLTILPLAGHAAGELTMVDTLVGLTDKVAAELCSH from the coding sequence TTGAATACTCTTTATCCGGACATTGAACCATACACTCACTACTACTTATCGATGTCGGCCAAAAAGGGAACGGTAGTACATCAACTTTACGTAGAAGAGTGTGGTAACCCACAAGGGCTGCCGGTTATTTTTCTGCACGGTGGTCCAGGCTCTGGTTGCCGCGCATCCCACCGCTGTTTTTTTAATCCTAAGTTATATCGAATCATTCTGTTTGACCAACGGGGTTGTGGTCGTTCACGCCCATATTGGGACTTAGAGAGTAATACAACCGCTTATCTTGTCGATGATATAGAGCAGATAAGAGTTACATTGGCCATCGACAGTTGGGTGGTGTTTGGTGGCTCTTGGGGATCAACCTTAGGGTTGGTTTATGCGCAGCATTATCCAGAGCGGGTGATGATGATGATTCTACGTGGGATTTTTCTCGCAAGGCAGCATGATATTGATTGGGTTTATTCAAGTTCTGGTGCTGCGAGGATATTCCCTGAAGCCTGGGAATTACTCATGTCTGTGCTTACCCCCTTAGAGCAGCGAACACCACTGAAGAGTCTATATCATCATCTAGTCGGGGATAATGAATTTCGCCGCGCACAAGTGCAGCAGGCTTTTAATCAATGGGAGCAGCAGATAGTCACGTTAAGGGAGCTTAACTATCAAATCTCAGAGTTAGTTGATGTTGAGCCCTGCAACGATGCCGCAGCCATGCTCCAGCTACATTACTGCCTTAATCTATGTTTTATCGCTCACCAACCCATTTTAGCGAATATCGATAGCATTCGGGAAATTCCAACTCACATTGTTCATGGACGTTATGACATGGTTTGCCCGGTAGAACAAGCTTGGGAACTTGCAGAGGTTTGGCCTGAAGCAAGTCTCACTATCTTGCCCCTAGCGGGCCATGCCGCAGGGGAGTTAACTATGGTAGATACCTTAGTGGGTTTAACCGATAAAGTCGCTGCTGAGCTATGTTCACACTAG
- a CDS encoding flagellar brake domain-containing protein, with translation MIHSSSCQFSYLDHMACNTEVNIQIVTSNQIIRLHSRFIGIDPKNSIILELGQDKHWQKANSFIFLGQELIVRIVKSDEPSANVLAFKSKIQRLEKNYGSWLLIDYPTEVQKVALRHQSRISINIGSEIMSASKGTEDTEEVQPLALGLLSDISLRGGAFVTSGLNTIICDKSYLLKVITYDLKTISIPITIKNILPIEHDNEAFQYGFIFNFSQKNSETIVQKIIMSHLLNN, from the coding sequence GTGATCCACTCATCATCCTGTCAGTTTAGTTATTTGGATCATATGGCCTGTAACACCGAGGTCAATATTCAGATAGTTACATCTAATCAAATTATTAGACTGCACTCGCGGTTTATTGGTATTGATCCAAAAAATAGTATTATTCTTGAATTAGGACAAGATAAGCATTGGCAAAAAGCAAACAGTTTTATTTTCTTAGGGCAAGAGTTGATCGTTCGAATTGTTAAAAGTGATGAGCCTAGCGCAAACGTATTGGCTTTTAAGAGTAAGATTCAGAGGTTAGAGAAAAATTACGGCTCGTGGTTGTTGATTGACTACCCTACTGAGGTGCAAAAAGTGGCACTCAGGCACCAATCCCGAATTTCAATTAATATTGGTTCTGAGATCATGTCTGCGAGTAAAGGGACTGAAGATACTGAAGAGGTGCAACCACTGGCCTTGGGATTATTAAGTGATATCTCTCTCAGGGGAGGTGCTTTTGTAACTTCAGGACTTAATACCATTATCTGTGATAAGTCATACTTGTTGAAGGTCATCACATACGATTTAAAAACCATCTCAATTCCTATCACGATAAAAAATATTCTACCGATAGAACATGATAATGAAGCATTTCAATATGGATTTATTTTCAACTTCTCACAAAAAAATTCTGAAACAATAGTGCAGAAAATAATAATGTCTCATCTATTAAATAACTAG